TTAGTAATTGTTAAAACAGACTGGGAAGGATTATTACCTGCATTGGATACAAAGGTAATCGATGCAATTATCGCTGGTATGAGTCCAACTGATAAACGTAAAGAAGCAATTGACTTTTCGGATAATTACTATAAAAGTGAATTTGTAATCGTAACAAAAGCAGATAGCAAATATGCGAACGCTAAGTCTTTAGAAGACTTTGCGGGTGCAAAAATCACATCACAATTAGGTACAACAAATTATGATGTAATTGATCAAATCCCGAATGTAGAAAAACAAACTGCAATGAACAATTTTACAGAAATGCGAGTAGCATTAGATACTGGTGTAATTGATGCATATGTTGCAGAGAAACCAGAAGCAATTTCGTCTACATCTGCTAACACAAATTTCGTTATGGTTGAGCTAGGAGAGTCATTTGAAGTAAATGAAGCAGATATTTCAGTAGCCGTTGGACTTCGTAAAGGTGACGAAAACCTAGAAAAAATCAATGAAGCAATCGCAGCAATTTCTGAAGAAGAACGTCAAGAATTAATGAAAGCAGCTATTGAAAATCAACCAGCTGCACAATAAATTTGGAAACTATAGTGACACTGATTGTATTACAATCAGTGTCCAACTTTAAAGCAACGTCCTGTTGTTAGGAGGATTTTTATGAGTTTAGAGGTAATACTCTCAATACTAAAGGAAAATTGGCCAAGTTATTTACATGGAGCATATATAACTTTACTAATAGCAATTTTTAGTACAATTATTGGTGCACTTATCGGATTATTTATAGGGATTATGCATACCATCCCGTTACGAAAAAAATCTTTTAAATCGTTTATTCTCAAGATATTTAATTTCATATTATCTGTGTATGTTGAAATTTTCCGTGGCACACCAATGATTGTACAAGCTGTAGTAGTTTTCTATGGAGTTGCAGCCTATGGTTTTGTAATGGATCGATTTGTAGCTGCAGTTCTAGTTGTTGCTTTAAATACAGGTGCTTATATGGCTGAATATGTTCGCGGTGGTATTGTATCAATTGACAAAGGACAATATGAAGCAGCAGAAGCAATTGGGATGAGTCATTTCCAAACAATGGTTAACGTAATTTTACCTCAAGTCGTTCGTAACATTTTACCAGCAACTGGTAACCAACTGATTATGAATATTAAAGATTCAGCTGTATTAAGTGTTATTAGTGTGACAGAATTATTCTTTGCAACGCAATCTATCATAAGTGTTAATTACAAATATGCTGAATCTTATTTAATCGCATGTGTTATGTACTTAATTATGACATTTGCTGCATCGCGTTTATTATTACTAGTAGAGAAGAAGTTAGATGGCCCAAAAGATTATAATTTCCAGCAAGAAAAAGAAGTCGCGTAAGGAGTGAAAATGATGGAAAAAATTATTGAAATACAACATTTAAAAAAATCATTTGGAAATCATGAAGTTCTACGCGATGTGAATTTTTCGGTATCAAAGGGAGAGGTAGTTTGCTTAATCGGTTCTTCCGGTTCAGGTAAATCTACACTATTACGTTGTATTAATTTACTAGAAAGTCCTTCAGGTGGAGAAATTATATATAAGGGACAAAATATTTTAAATGAAAATCACGATGTTAAACAATATCGTACTCATTTAGGCATGGTGTTCCAACAATTTAACTTATTTAATAACCATAACGTATTAAAAAACTGTGTTGTAGGTCAGCAAAAGGTTTTAAAACGTTCAAAAGAAGAAGCGGAACGTAATGCATTAAAGTATTTGGAAATTGTCGGTATGGATAAATACATAAATGCGAAACCGAGCCAATTGTCTGGTGGACAAAAACAACGTGTTGCAATCGCTCGTGCCCTTGCAATGGATCCAGACGTTATGTTATTTGATGAACCGACGTCTGCTTTAGACCCAGAGATGGTTGGAGAAGTTTTAAAAGTTATGCGAATGCTTGCAGACCAAGGAAATACGATGATTATCGTAACTCATGAAATGGAGTTTGCAAAAGAAGTATCTGACCGAATAGTGTTTATGGATAAAGGTGTAATTGTAGAAGAAGGATCACCGGATCAAGTATTAGTAAATCCAAAACACGAAAGAACGAAAGAATTCCTAAAACGTACATTAAAATAAATCTAAGACAAATTCCATGTTAAGTGGGGTTTGTCTTTTTTTATGTAGAATTACACTTTTCATGATTTCATTCGTCTATAGTTATAGAAGGAGGGGGATAATGGATAATTTATATAAAAAATACAATCGAACTATATTCAAGTACATATTTTACTTAGTACAAAATGAACCACTTGCAGAAGATTTTATGCAAGAGACGTTTTTAAAAGCGTTTAAAAGTCGTCATTCATTCCGTAAAGAATCAAACGATGAAACGTATTTGAGGAAAATCGCCCGTAATATTGTCTATGATTATTTTCGACGCAAAAAACTTATCGCTTTGTTACCTTATAGTCGACATCATGAACAATCACAGCCGGATACTGTCATGAATTATATTATACAAAACGAAGATAGGAAAGAACTTTTTGAAGCACTTAGTAAATTAAAGATAACTTATAGAGAAGTTCTTATCTTAAGAAAAATCGAGCAGTTTTCTCTAGAAGAAACCGCAGAAATATTAGGGTGGAAAATTGAAAAGGTTAAAAATACACAAAGAGCGGCATTAAAGGCATTAAAACAAGTATGGAAGGGGGTTGATGTTGTTGGAACAGAACAAATCGATATGGGAAGAATTAAATGAGCTTCCGAGGGATGAGCAAAAAGAGTATGCTAGTTGGACTGTAATCGAAAAGAAAATGAGAAAAACGAATTATTTAAAAGGATTACTTACTGGCACTATCACAGTAGCGATTTTATCACTTCTAATGATACTTATTGGAACCAACAAACAATCCGTCATTCCACAGCAAGCAGTAGACAATCCATCTCTACAATCTATCTATTTTGTAAATAACACATATTTTGACGATGATTTTAAAGTTATCCCTTCATCATTTTATAGTTTTGTTCATCAAATCAGTGATCCCAGACTTTTAAATAGCTTCGAAAGCTATTTAACTCTTATGGTACAAACAGACGAAATCCCTGAGATTTACGACTTAAATAAAGATTATGTGACCGATATTTCATTTGTGTATAGCGATGGTTCAGAAAAAAAATACAAAATGCTAGAACCAACTTTGTTTTATGATTTGGAATCGAAACGGTGGTATTCAATTGATAAGATACGTCTTAATAGTATAGATATGGATATACATGAATTATGGAGTTCTTTGAGATTCACAGGAGGATGGTGGATTTCCGCTTTAATTCTAGTTAACTCCTTGATATTACTTATTAGTGATAAAGTTATTAAACATAAATATGGCATCAAAAGAAGGATCAAATATGTTGAAAATAATTTTATCGCAAGATTATGTTTTTATGGATTATTGATACTATTGTTACTATTTTCTTTTTCTATGGTACGTTTTAATATAATAATTCACATTTTTTGGTTTTTAATGATATTGTTTATAATTGGAAGTTTAATTATTTTACTTGAGATAAAGTTTGGAAGTGGAAAAGCAAGCCTATATTCCTTGATTATTTCAAGTATTATGTTTGTTGTTGTATTTACTACCTTAATATACTCAATTTAACAAAGACAAAGTCATTTTTTGAAAGATTTTTGTCCCATTAGCTTCTTGAATTCCATTCGGAAATAATAATAAAAACAATGGCAAAGAGTATTGCAATTACAAAAAACCAACCTGGTACACCACCAAAAGCCATACAATCACCTCTAACATTATCGTAACATTTATTAATAGACTCTTCAACGAGATAGCAAGAGATAGTATGTATTTCGCAAGTAAAAATTGAGCCATTTATTAATTAAAAACTGAGCCACTTAAACCGAACTATTCTCTAGCCATTCTTTTGTATCTAATATTCGATAAGATGGTCCAACCATGTCTATCATATAAGCTCGATGTGTTAATCGATCTGTTAGAGCTGCTGTTAAAACTGGATCATGAAATATTTCTTCCCACCGATCAAATGATAAATTACTTGTAACGATGGTGGATGCTCGTCCCGCCCTAAGGGAAAGATGAGTAAATAATAACTCGGCTCCTTCTTTATCAAAGGAGATATAACCTAATTCATCAATGATTACTAAAT
Above is a genomic segment from Lysinibacillus sp. PLM2 containing:
- a CDS encoding ABC transporter substrate-binding protein gives rise to the protein MKKKLTLMLSTLFAIFILAACGGANESTDSTSDTEQKDVFKVGLEAAYPPFNWTQKDDSNGAVKIEGSNEYAGGYDVEIAKRVADALGKELVIVKTDWEGLLPALDTKVIDAIIAGMSPTDKRKEAIDFSDNYYKSEFVIVTKADSKYANAKSLEDFAGAKITSQLGTTNYDVIDQIPNVEKQTAMNNFTEMRVALDTGVIDAYVAEKPEAISSTSANTNFVMVELGESFEVNEADISVAVGLRKGDENLEKINEAIAAISEEERQELMKAAIENQPAAQ
- a CDS encoding amino acid ABC transporter substrate-binding protein, giving the protein MSLEVILSILKENWPSYLHGAYITLLIAIFSTIIGALIGLFIGIMHTIPLRKKSFKSFILKIFNFILSVYVEIFRGTPMIVQAVVVFYGVAAYGFVMDRFVAAVLVVALNTGAYMAEYVRGGIVSIDKGQYEAAEAIGMSHFQTMVNVILPQVVRNILPATGNQLIMNIKDSAVLSVISVTELFFATQSIISVNYKYAESYLIACVMYLIMTFAASRLLLLVEKKLDGPKDYNFQQEKEVA
- a CDS encoding peptide ABC transporter ATP-binding protein, encoding MEKIIEIQHLKKSFGNHEVLRDVNFSVSKGEVVCLIGSSGSGKSTLLRCINLLESPSGGEIIYKGQNILNENHDVKQYRTHLGMVFQQFNLFNNHNVLKNCVVGQQKVLKRSKEEAERNALKYLEIVGMDKYINAKPSQLSGGQKQRVAIARALAMDPDVMLFDEPTSALDPEMVGEVLKVMRMLADQGNTMIIVTHEMEFAKEVSDRIVFMDKGVIVEEGSPDQVLVNPKHERTKEFLKRTLK
- the ylaC gene encoding RNA polymerase sigma factor YlaC, which produces MDNLYKKYNRTIFKYIFYLVQNEPLAEDFMQETFLKAFKSRHSFRKESNDETYLRKIARNIVYDYFRRKKLIALLPYSRHHEQSQPDTVMNYIIQNEDRKELFEALSKLKITYREVLILRKIEQFSLEETAEILGWKIEKVKNTQRAALKALKQVWKGVDVVGTEQIDMGRIK
- a CDS encoding hypothetical protein (frameshifted, deletion at around 1780051), translating into MDFIQEKQNVLLIGSPGTGKTHIAIGLGIEACLAGYKVFFTTVSSLVNQLKESRSERTLRSFELKFEKYDLVIIDELGYISFDKEGAELLFTHLSLRAGRASTIVTSNLSFDRWEEIFHDPVLTAALTDRLTHRAYMIDMVGPSYRILDTKEWLENSSV